In Micropterus dolomieu isolate WLL.071019.BEF.003 ecotype Adirondacks linkage group LG17, ASM2129224v1, whole genome shotgun sequence, one genomic interval encodes:
- the LOC123986418 gene encoding extracellular calcium-sensing receptor — translation MDSTQSETLPSCLADSPVPAVIGLASSSPTRAAAHILGPFNIPLVSYFATCTCLTDKHMYPSFLRTVPSDLFQVRGLVQLVTFLGWLWVGTIGTTDDYSHYGIQAFSNQFRQQGGCLAFHLTIPKSPTPAEIHEMADRLQSSTAQVVVVFATEGQLLDLLLERNVTGIQWVASEAWVTASLLTSPRFHLLLEGTLGFSFPGVRIPDLKEFLLNIRPSPIPGMEFVNMLWEELFGCRLEFRGEKENEADTMDNFVGLDDFGYRLHSQNNSGSSVRPIVEKPRTFRASADENYTGAAEKPVCTGSEDLRYTDSSYSDVSQDIISYNVYKAVYAIAHALHSLLICNSTGKNKGICDKNKSFTSSQLLHRLKMVNFTNQFQEKVYFDSSGEPVPLYDIINWKKDSNGEIRFVKVGSYDGSAPLGQQLQIEQSTIVWTKGQTQVPVSECSAQCSPGSRQARRPGEPPCCFDCLPCADGEISNQTGSTECTKCPEYYWSDKDKVKCVAGVEEFLSFYDTMGIILVTLTLLGVVLTTIITTIFHRFRSTPIVKANNSEISFLLLLSLKLCFLCSLAFIGQPSVWTCRLRQAAFGISFVLCLSCLLVKTIVVLLAFRANAPGIRALKLFGPSQQRSLILCTTAPQVCLCAGWLLGAPPFPFRNPTFQASTGKIVMECKEPWPPGFYLVLGYIGLLAFFCLLLAFLGRKLPDTFNEAKLITFSMLIFWAVWISFIPAYVSSPGKFTVAVEVFAILASSFGLLLCIFVPKCYIIILRPERNIKKGMTGKYLR, via the exons ATGGATAGTACACAATCTGAAACTTTGCCCTCATGTCTGGCTGATTCTCCTGTGCCTGCTGTGATCGGCCTTGCATCCTCTTCCCCTACAAGAGCTGCAGCTCACATTCTTGGTCCTTTTAACATCCCACTG GTGAGTTATTTTGCAACTTGTACCTGTCTTACTGACAAGCATATGTACCCATCGTTCTTGCGGACCGTGCCGAGTGATCTCTTTCAAGTTAGAGGTCTTGTTCAGCTGGTCACATTCTTAGGCTGGCTCTGGGTGGGCACAATAGGCACCACG GATGACTACAGTCACTATGGCATCCAAGCATTCTCTAATCAGTTTAGACAACAAGGTGGGTGTCTGGCATTTCATCTGACTATCCCCAAATCACCCACGCCTGCTGAAATACATGAAATGGCTGACAGGCTGCAGAGTTCAACTGCACAAGTAGTGGTGGTCTTTGCCACAGAGGGACAGCTGCTGGATCTGCTTTTAGAG AGAAATGTGACAGGAATCCAGTGGGTAGCCAGTGAAGCCTGGGTGACCGCTAGCCTGCTGACCTCACCCCGCTTCCACCTTCTCTTAGAGGGCACTCTGGGCTTCTCCTTCCCTGGAGTCAGGATCCCTGACTTGAAAGAGTTTCTGTTGAATATCCGACCCTCTCCCATACCTGGGATGGAATTTGTTAACATGTTATGGGAAGAGCTGTTCGGCTGTAGGCTAGAGttcagaggagagaaagaaaatgaagcaGATACCATGGATAACTTTGTGGGATTGGATGATTTTGGTTACAGATTACACTCTCAAAACAATTCTGGGTCCTCAGTCAGGCCTATTGTAGAGAAACCACGCACATTCAGGGCGTCAGCTGATGAAAACTATACAGGTGCTGCTGAAAAGCCTGTATGCACTGGTTCAGAGGATCTGAGGTACACTGACAGCAGTTATAGTGATGTATCTCAGGACATAATATCCTATAATGTGTATAAAGCTGTATATGCCATCGCTCATGCTCTGCATTCTTTACTGATCTGCAATTCTACTGGAAAAAATAAGGGGAtatgtgacaaaaataaatcatttacttCTAGTCAG TTGCTGCATCGTCTGAAGATGGTGAATTTCACCAACCAGTTTCAGGAGAAGGTATATTTTGACTCTAGCGGAGAGCCAGTCCCCCTCTATGACATCATTAACTGGAAGAAGGACAGCAATGGTGAAATTAG ATTTGTTAAAGTGGGAAGCTATGATGGTTCAGCTCCATTGGGACAACAATTGCAGATAGAGCAGAGCACCATTGTATGGACAAAAGGGCAAACACAG gtGCCTGTATCTGAATGTAGTGCTCAATGCTCACCTGGCAGCCGACAGGCCAGACGTCCAGGAGAGCCCCCCTGCTGCTTTGATTGTTTACCCTGTGCAGATGGAGAGATCAGCAACCAGACTG GTTCCACTGAGTGCACAAAATGTCCTGAATACTACTGGTCAGACAAAGACAAGGTAAAATGTGTGGCCGGGGTCGAAGAATTCCTGTCTTTCTATGACACCATGGGCATCATCCTAGTCACACTTACACTGCTGGGTGTTGTGCTGACAACCATCATCACTACTATCTTTCACCGTTTCCGTTCCACACCGATCGTCAAGGCCAACAACTCAGAAATAAGTTTCTTGCTTCTCCTGTCACTCAAGCTCTGCTTCTTGTGTTCGTTGGCATTCATTGGCCAACCGTCTGTGTGGACATGTAGGCTTCGCCAGGCAGCATTTGGAATCAGCTttgtcctctgtctgtcctgcctTCTCGTGAAGACCATTGTGGTGCTCTTGGCCTTCAGAGCTAATGCACCTGGTATCAGGGCTCTGAAGCTTTTTGGTCCCTCTCAACAGAGGAGTCTTATCCTCTGCACCACAGCTCCTCAG GTTTGCCTCTGTGCTGGTTGGCTGTTGGGAGCGCCTCCCTTCCCATTCAGGAACCCAACCTTCCAAGCCTCAACTGGAAAA ATTGTTATGGAGTGTAAGGAGCCATGGCCTCCTGGATTCTACCTGGTCCTGGGCTACATTGGCCTACTGGCCTTCTTCTGCCTCCTCCTGGCTTTCCTTGGACGCAAGCTACCTGATACGTTCAATGAGGCGAAGTTAATAACATTCAGCATGCTAATCTTCTGGGCTGTATGGATTTCTTTCATCCCAGCTTATGTCAGCTCCCCAGGGAAGTTCACTGTGGCTGTGGAAGTATTTGCTATATTAGCCTCCAGTTTTGGACTgttactctgtatttttgtgccCAAATGTTACATAATTATACTGCGGCCTGAGAGAAACATTAAGAAAGGCATGACAGGAAAATATCTTAGATGA